Proteins encoded together in one Anticarsia gemmatalis isolate Benzon Research Colony breed Stoneville strain chromosome 1, ilAntGemm2 primary, whole genome shotgun sequence window:
- the Topors gene encoding topoisomerase I-interacting protein isoform X1, which translates to MEALSAAQDDSSGANPSSVKSDDSSPQRGSGAGSPPPNCAICLGTCKNKSFTDSCLHQFCFTCLLTWSKVKAECPLCKQAFRSIIHNVRSNHQYEEYLVVQRHTEEASSRIEIDRVTNATHRFRYRTTLTLPRRETIAIQELLRHYPFMADVFPPPVTRAPPARRRRSPASFRRTVYRHNLWARPLPDFTGRYRDCTPDFYRNNSTQMHRLAPWLNRELNYLLNENVGHISYVLARILELLPQHHISSLEFREAMQRYFGERTEHFLHELYCFASTPYDMAGYDRNVQYTTDSRISTMINEVISSSDTEASVDSDIVMVSSSEPADPPPGPSRVAVPAYPLTYITPPAANTVIPIETISQSDSDDDSSEVMVVGYIKPPQDRTPEIVDLLGSDSDVIVQEPSPAPEPERPPVKLTLKRHRPRSPRSASDSSFTPPRRRAASSSSSSSSSSDDDSGPRPARAKPRRKPAAAGRDRRKADKRPSRSHHRDRRDAPAPEPEKRSSRKSHSGKGVKSSNKTREEERSATPSESTPSALDQPGPSGTSSERRRKSSADRTRRRRDGRESRRLRSVVNVMYHNSHRNTDDSNTAASNLSNGAASSAKCVESPPSGCERSSEPTASPRHEPRPEPRDEARAARVSPATRKQEYSSTDSEDNLPLNLTLQRISSPSVSST; encoded by the exons ATGGAGGCCCTCTCAGCAGCACAAGATGACAGTTCTGGTGCAAACCCAAGCAGTGTCAAGAGTGATGACAGCAGCCCTCAAAGAGGAAGTGGAGCCGGCTCTCCACCGCCCAACTGTGCTATATGCCTTGGCACATGCAAGAACAAATCATTCACCGATTCTTGTCTGcatcaattttgttttacatgCCTACTTACTTGGAGTAAG GTAAAAGCTGAGTGTCCACTGTGCAAACAAGCGTTCAGGTCAATAATCCACAATGTGCGGTCCAACCATCAGTATGAAGAGTATCTGGTGGTGCAGCGGCACACAGAGGAGGCCAGCAGCAGGATCGAGATTGACAGAGTCACAAATGCCACACACAGGTTTAGATACAG GACGACGCTCACTCTGCCGAGGCGAGAAACAATCGCCATCCAAGAGCTGCTGCGCCACTACCCGTTCATGGCGGACGTGTTCCCTCCGCCGGTGacccgcgcgccgcccgcccggcGCCGCCGCTCGCCCGCGTCGTTCCGCCGCACCGTGTACCGCCACAACCTGTGGGCGCGGCCTCTGCCCGACTTCACAGGCCGCTACAGGGATTGTACCCCTGACTTCTATAG gAACAACAGTACACAGATGCACCGGCTGGCACCCTGGCTAAATAGggagttaaattatttattgaacgaGAATGTCGGCCACATCTCCTACGTGTTGGCGCGCATATTGGAGCTACTGCCGCAGCATCACATCAGTTCACTCGAATTCAGAGAAGCGATGCAGCGATACTTCGGAGAGAGAACCGAACACTTCCTTCACGAGCTGTACTGTTTTGCGTCCACTCCCTACGACATGGCCGGGTACGACCGCAACGTACAGTACACCACCGACTCCAGAATCTCCACCATGATCAACGAGGTCATATCGAGTTCGGACACCGAAGCGAGCGTCGACTCCGACATCGTCATGGTGTCGAGTTCGGAGCCGGCCGACCCGCCCCCGGGGCCGTCCCGGGTCGCGGTGCCGGCCTATCCCTTGACCTACATCACCCCTCCCGCCGCCAACACCGTGATTCCTATCGAAACGATCTCTCAATCCGACAGCGACGACGACTCGTCGGAAGTGATGGTCGTCGGCTACATCAAGCCGCCGCAGGACCGCACGCCCGAGATCGTGGACCTGCTGGGTTCCGACAGCGACGTCATCGTGCAGGAGCCGTCCCCCGCGCCTGAGCCCGAGCGGCCGCCCGTCAAGCTAACGCTCAAGCGCCACCGGCCGCGCTCGCCGCGCTCCGCCAGCGACAGCTCCTTCACGCCGCCGCGTCGCCGCGCCGCCTCCAGCTCCAGCTCGTCCTCCTCCAGCTCAGACGACGACTCCGGGCCGCGCCCCGCCCGCGCCAAGCCCCGGAGGAAgcccgccgccgccggccgCGACCGCAGGAAAGCGGACAAGCGCCCGTCGCGCTCGCATCACAGGGACAGGAGAGACGCACCGGCGCCCGAACCGGAGAAGAGAAGCAGTCGGAAATCCCACTCCGGAAAGGGAGTGAAGTCCTCGAATAAGACTAGAGAGGAGGAGAGGAGTGCGACGCCTTCGGAGTCGACGCCCTCCGCACTGGATCAGCCGGGCCCCAGCGGCACGTCGAGTGAGCGGCGACGGAAGTCCAGCGCCGACAGgacgcggcggcggcgcgacGGCCGCGAGAGCAGAAGACTGAGAAGCGTTGTAAATGTTATGTACCATAATAGTCATAGAAATACGGATGATTCGAATACGGCTGCGAGTAATCTGTCGAATGGCGCAGCGAGTAGCGCCAAGTGCGTGGAGTCCCCGCCGTCGGGCTGCGAGCGCAGCTCCGAGCCGACCGCCAGCCCGCGCCACGAGCCCCGCCCCGAGCCCCGCGACGAGGCTCGCGCTGCTCGCGTGTCGCCGGCGACCCGAAAACAAGAATACAGTTCGACGGACTCTGAAGATAACCTACCATTGAATCTTACGTTACAACGGATTTCGAGCCCGTCGGTTTCGTCTACGTAA
- the Topors gene encoding topoisomerase I-interacting protein isoform X2 translates to MEALSAAQDDSSGANPSSVKSDDSSPQRGSGAGSPPPNCAICLGTCKNKSFTDSCLHQFCFTCLLTWSKVKAECPLCKQAFRSIIHNVRSNHQYEEYLVVQRHTEEASSRIEIDRVTNATHRFRYRNNSTQMHRLAPWLNRELNYLLNENVGHISYVLARILELLPQHHISSLEFREAMQRYFGERTEHFLHELYCFASTPYDMAGYDRNVQYTTDSRISTMINEVISSSDTEASVDSDIVMVSSSEPADPPPGPSRVAVPAYPLTYITPPAANTVIPIETISQSDSDDDSSEVMVVGYIKPPQDRTPEIVDLLGSDSDVIVQEPSPAPEPERPPVKLTLKRHRPRSPRSASDSSFTPPRRRAASSSSSSSSSSDDDSGPRPARAKPRRKPAAAGRDRRKADKRPSRSHHRDRRDAPAPEPEKRSSRKSHSGKGVKSSNKTREEERSATPSESTPSALDQPGPSGTSSERRRKSSADRTRRRRDGRESRRLRSVVNVMYHNSHRNTDDSNTAASNLSNGAASSAKCVESPPSGCERSSEPTASPRHEPRPEPRDEARAARVSPATRKQEYSSTDSEDNLPLNLTLQRISSPSVSST, encoded by the exons ATGGAGGCCCTCTCAGCAGCACAAGATGACAGTTCTGGTGCAAACCCAAGCAGTGTCAAGAGTGATGACAGCAGCCCTCAAAGAGGAAGTGGAGCCGGCTCTCCACCGCCCAACTGTGCTATATGCCTTGGCACATGCAAGAACAAATCATTCACCGATTCTTGTCTGcatcaattttgttttacatgCCTACTTACTTGGAGTAAG GTAAAAGCTGAGTGTCCACTGTGCAAACAAGCGTTCAGGTCAATAATCCACAATGTGCGGTCCAACCATCAGTATGAAGAGTATCTGGTGGTGCAGCGGCACACAGAGGAGGCCAGCAGCAGGATCGAGATTGACAGAGTCACAAATGCCACACACAGGTTTAGATACAG gAACAACAGTACACAGATGCACCGGCTGGCACCCTGGCTAAATAGggagttaaattatttattgaacgaGAATGTCGGCCACATCTCCTACGTGTTGGCGCGCATATTGGAGCTACTGCCGCAGCATCACATCAGTTCACTCGAATTCAGAGAAGCGATGCAGCGATACTTCGGAGAGAGAACCGAACACTTCCTTCACGAGCTGTACTGTTTTGCGTCCACTCCCTACGACATGGCCGGGTACGACCGCAACGTACAGTACACCACCGACTCCAGAATCTCCACCATGATCAACGAGGTCATATCGAGTTCGGACACCGAAGCGAGCGTCGACTCCGACATCGTCATGGTGTCGAGTTCGGAGCCGGCCGACCCGCCCCCGGGGCCGTCCCGGGTCGCGGTGCCGGCCTATCCCTTGACCTACATCACCCCTCCCGCCGCCAACACCGTGATTCCTATCGAAACGATCTCTCAATCCGACAGCGACGACGACTCGTCGGAAGTGATGGTCGTCGGCTACATCAAGCCGCCGCAGGACCGCACGCCCGAGATCGTGGACCTGCTGGGTTCCGACAGCGACGTCATCGTGCAGGAGCCGTCCCCCGCGCCTGAGCCCGAGCGGCCGCCCGTCAAGCTAACGCTCAAGCGCCACCGGCCGCGCTCGCCGCGCTCCGCCAGCGACAGCTCCTTCACGCCGCCGCGTCGCCGCGCCGCCTCCAGCTCCAGCTCGTCCTCCTCCAGCTCAGACGACGACTCCGGGCCGCGCCCCGCCCGCGCCAAGCCCCGGAGGAAgcccgccgccgccggccgCGACCGCAGGAAAGCGGACAAGCGCCCGTCGCGCTCGCATCACAGGGACAGGAGAGACGCACCGGCGCCCGAACCGGAGAAGAGAAGCAGTCGGAAATCCCACTCCGGAAAGGGAGTGAAGTCCTCGAATAAGACTAGAGAGGAGGAGAGGAGTGCGACGCCTTCGGAGTCGACGCCCTCCGCACTGGATCAGCCGGGCCCCAGCGGCACGTCGAGTGAGCGGCGACGGAAGTCCAGCGCCGACAGgacgcggcggcggcgcgacGGCCGCGAGAGCAGAAGACTGAGAAGCGTTGTAAATGTTATGTACCATAATAGTCATAGAAATACGGATGATTCGAATACGGCTGCGAGTAATCTGTCGAATGGCGCAGCGAGTAGCGCCAAGTGCGTGGAGTCCCCGCCGTCGGGCTGCGAGCGCAGCTCCGAGCCGACCGCCAGCCCGCGCCACGAGCCCCGCCCCGAGCCCCGCGACGAGGCTCGCGCTGCTCGCGTGTCGCCGGCGACCCGAAAACAAGAATACAGTTCGACGGACTCTGAAGATAACCTACCATTGAATCTTACGTTACAACGGATTTCGAGCCCGTCGGTTTCGTCTACGTAA
- the ND-13B gene encoding NADH dehydrogenase (ubiquinone) subunit ND-13B, which yields MGVLKKTTGLVGLAVAPNAHHTLGSLYGKILRTLKKMPETSAYRKYTEQIVRERAAVLTETKNVYDIEAKINCGQAEELIVQAENELNLARKMLNWKPWEPLVSKPPKGQWDWPPTKA from the exons ATGGGTGTTCTGAAAAAG ACAACCGGCCTCGTGGGTCTGGCTGTGGCTCCAAATGCTCATCATACCTTGGGCTCTCTTTACGGAAAAATTCTGAGAACCTTAAAGAAAATGCCTGAGACTTCTGCATACCGTAAATACACGGAGCAAATCGTTCGTGAAAGAGCTGCGGTTTTAACTGAG ACAAAGAATGTCTATGACATAGAAGCAAAGATCAACTGCGGACAGGCAGAGGAATTAATAGTCCAAGCTGAAAATGAATTGAATTTGGCCAGAAAAATGTTGAACTGGAAGCCATGGGAGCCTCTTGTGTCCAAGCCACCTAAGGGTCAATGGGACTGGCCACCAACCAAAGCTTAA